The following nucleotide sequence is from Thermostaphylospora chromogena.
ACCGCTTCGGTGAGACGTTCACCCTGCCGTCGCCGTACATCCTGAAGGAGGTCGAGAAGATCACCGACCTCCAGGACCCGACGGCGAAGATGTCCAAGTCGTCCTCCAGTCCGCAGGGCATTCTCGACCTCCTGGAGCAGCCGAACACCCTGCGCAAGAAGATCATGCGGGCGGTGACCGACACCGGCACCGAGATCGTCGCCGACGAGGAGAACAAGCCCGGCATCACCAACCTGCTGCGCATCCTGTCGGCTCTCACCGGCACGTCCATCCCCGAGCTGGAGAAGCGCTACGCCGGGCAGGGCTACGGCACCTTCAAGAAGGACGTCGCGGAGGCGGTGATCGAGACCTTCACGCCGATCCGGGAGCGCGCCGAGAAGCTGCTGGCCGACGAGGCCGAGCTCGACCGCATGCTCGCCGTGGGCGCGGAGCGGGCCAGGGCCGTGGCGCGCGAGACCATGGAGAAGGTCCGCGACCGAGCCGGCTTCCTGCCCAGCTTCTGATCGGCGCCGCGGCCTGCGCGGCATCCTCGGTCCCAGGCGCCCTCCGCCCACGGGGGCG
It contains:
- the trpS gene encoding tryptophan--tRNA ligase, yielding MARPRVLSGIQPTADSFHLGNYLGALRQWVKMQETHDAFYCVVDLHAITVQYDPVELRRRTRVAAAQLFAVGLDPDRCTVFVQSHVPEHTELAWVLICLTGMGEASRMTQFKDKAAKYGEGAASVGLFTYPILQAADILLYHADQVPVGADQKQHLELTRDLAQRFNHRFGETFTLPSPYILKEVEKITDLQDPTAKMSKSSSSPQGILDLLEQPNTLRKKIMRAVTDTGTEIVADEENKPGITNLLRILSALTGTSIPELEKRYAGQGYGTFKKDVAEAVIETFTPIRERAEKLLADEAELDRMLAVGAERARAVARETMEKVRDRAGFLPSF